Genomic window (Athene noctua chromosome 20, bAthNoc1.hap1.1, whole genome shotgun sequence):
aagaaaaatttatttttttttttatccctccaCACAGCAAGGTGACAcacagaaagcaggaagaaaccCGTGGAACCAGCCATCCACCTCAAAGCTAGAAGAGTGCTTGCAGAGAGTCCTTTTTTCTGTTCCAGTGATGAATTCTCACATTTATAAGCATGCTCGTGGCACAGTGCTCTAACACCTCACAGCCCCGGCAGGATTTTCCCTTCTGACAGCAGCATCTCCTCCTTGGGctgggggtgctctggggtgCAGTGAGGGCTGCGAGACGGGGCCATGCATAGCCTCGACGTGCAGGGGCACGGGCTGAGCATCGCTGTGGGCTGCGAGCCTCTGCTTACAGGGCCTCCTCGTTACCTGCCTACAAGATGGCATTTGATATGTAGGGTAAAAACTGCAGAAAAcgcctggtttttttttttttttttttcatctatcaATAAGCAAGGGAATAATATGACCAGATGCTCTGAAAGAGACTGGTGGATTCATCAGCGAACAACAGAGAAGCCATAATGATTAAACATATTAGATAGTGAAAGACAACAGAGGATTAATTTCAGCACTTAATTAGAGTACTTCTAATCTTCCCCTTCATcactattttccttctcttcctttccctaGTTTGTCCACATGTGCTTCCAGAGAGCATCCTTCAGGGAAGAGGGAGGTGTGAGATATGCCAATGTTTATTTTAACAGTTCCTTTTTTAGGGCTCTGCTGTGAACACACTCCTCCTGTTGAACGGGCTTGTTGCTATGGGATAAAGTGATCCAAGTTCCCTGGTTTTgtacttttttctcccttctgcttACACGCAGCTCTCGTTCCTCACTGAAGGATACCCTTGGGTGTGCTCCCCAGGCCCGTGGGGTGTCCCTACCCTGCACCTCCGTTCCCTTCCAGGGATTTAATTTGCTGCCACCAGTTTTATGGCCCACGGAGTTTGGGCTGCAACTGGgctaaaaccaaaaccagccaaACCCACTGTGCTCTCTGGGCTCCTGAAGTGAGCAGGCAGAGCCTCGGCAGATTCTGCAGTGTCCGAGGGCTCGTGCGAGGGTTGGGGTGGGCATTTGACGTAACAGAGTGCTTATGGTACTGATTTAACAGCCAGGAATTACAATATTAAAACcgcatttaatatttaaaatgcaaaacgtATTAGAGCAACACTGCGGACGATCAGATCTGGTAGcctgtttccagcagcagcagctttcagcagAGAGCATTACAACTCCTAACACAGTCCATTAGATTGCAGCACCCTTAGGACAAATTTCTTCCTGACCCTTAGCTGACAACCATCATACGCCCTGGTGCATGAGGGCTGATTGCCCTTCTGCAGGTTTTATCCCATCTGGTTTAACTGCAGAGGCTATTTTTATGCTGAAAGGCTGGAACATTTTACAGCTCTTTATCCCAGATTTGTGCGTGCCCAGGGTGCCTGGACTGGGGTTCCTCACCCTGGCTCCCAGCCGGGGACGGGCAGCACCGTGCTCATTGCTGCTGTAACCAGCCAGAGTGTGAACATctggcaggcacagagcagcttCTATTCACTCGCATTATGATAACACAGTAACGATGGCTGGTAATTAAAAGTCTGACAGTTTTTTCCTGTGCAAAACACTGGTTTATTGAGTTTTTGAAAGAAAGTGTTATGGCTAAAATCCGGGCACGGAGCCCTGTTCGTTTACAACAGCTTATCCTCCTCTGCCTTTACTGCGGCAGCGGCTGTACTCCAAGCACCTGCACTTGAGCGTGTCGGTAACGTGTCAGGTGCTTCGGGGTACTCAGCAAAAATTCGGGATCTCCTCCTTCAGAACACACTGCATTCCCAGAGGACGGTTTCCTTCCCAGGGATGAGTGGGCAGGGAAGAGCCAGGgcccagccctgcctccagcAAGGAGACAGGCATTCAGACCTGGCCCagtatcatcatcatcatcatcatcatgtcTGTCACCACAGCTGTAGCAGAGGATCTCAACCCTGTTTTGCTCCGTTCACTGCAAGTCCCAAAcgcctctggctgctgctgcatcaGTGGTTTGGGCtgatttttcctgctgtttcatgggaaataagaaagaagaaatgtgcaAGTTTGGAAACATTTCTCAGCTCCTGTCTGAGTCCTTCAGCGTGCCGTGCAGCCTGTGCGTTCGCAGCTGAAGGCTGCCAGCTCTCCAGCGGTGTTTACAGGAGGAGATCTTGCTTGAGAGCACAAAGATTTGTGCTCCAAGACAGCGGGCCTAACCCAACGCCTTTTTTTCATGCAAACTCCTTCCGGATTGCAGGACTCGCCCATCTCATTTCTCAGAGAAGTGCTGTCTGAACCCCAGCTGGCAGAGCCACCGTGTCCCCCAGACAGTCCTGCTCACCATGGTGCTCCAGACAGACAGATCTGTCCTTTCATCCTTCCACAACGTTTGCTCCCAGGTGATCCCATGCTTGTACTTGCTCATCCTGCTAGTCATGGAAAGCAAAGCCAAGTGCATGGTGCCACCAGTGTATTTTCCCCGGACCTTGCTCCCGCAGCTGAGCGCTGCTCAGTGCTCGTGGCCAAGATCACTGGCAAATTCGTACTCAGCTGCTAATTTAAAATCCCAGCACAGCTATTGAGACTCACCCTTGCAGCTTCACATTGCAGAATTGCAATAAAACTTTAATTGAATGCCTCCTTCAAAAGGGGACCTCCCTGAGTTAATGTCAGCCCCCCTGAGTGACCCTTCGCAGCCCCAGTATGTCTATTTTATTATGGCACGCCATGGCCAATTTGATAGGAAAAGGAGACTGCTCAGGCCACAGAGAGGAAACACTTTAACATTCATTCAAAGTGACAGTGCCCTAGTGCAATATGACTGGTAAATGCTAAATTGCCACAGATGGCAGATTTATGTTTCCTTTCCCCAAGGTCCCTTGCCTGGTTGCTGGGGGCTTGCTATGCATGTTTGAGGAAGGAcccacagtgctgctgcaggtgatGATCTGCCCTGTagacccccttttttttttttttttggtagctggGCGCTCAGAAAGTGCAAAAATGGGAAAGTAGGCACagaaaggcatgaaaaaaaaccAATGATCCCGGAAGTGATGAGGTCTTTAAAAGCCAGTTTAAAAAGCCAGAGGGAGGGCGAGAAAGAGCTCACTGCTTTGTGGAGAGGGAGATGATTCTCTGCAAAGCAGCCCCGAAGTTCGGAGGATgctgagggctggggggaagcagCACCCTACGGACAAACACAGTTGTGCAGTGGCTGGAGAAGGCCCTGAGCCCCGTCTGGGTGTCAGCCAGTGGTCTGGGATGCTGCTCTCTATTCCAGACCAGAACTGTCTCTCGGGGTCATTTCTACCTCCTCTTGGAGGGCAGCAAAGCCACGAAGCTGCTGTGGAGTGGCCACGGCTGCCTGCGCAGCAAATTCCTTATGTAATCCCTCCTTTGCATtcatcttttcattctttttttgggttttatttgacAGATTTGCTTAAAAAACAGCGTGGGAATACAAATGACATGTTCAATACAGATCAGCTCATGGCTTTACAACATCCCAAAGAACATAAGTACCATATTATCACAAGGCCTCGGCTCAGGCTGAGAACAAAAGCCCAGCGCACGTCTCTTCGGCACGGCGCTGTTTGTCATGGCTCGCACAGATCTCTCCTTACAGCTCTGCCACACACCAGAGCTGCTTCCCTCGGTGGTACGTATCCTCCTATGAGGATTATACAACAGGCTCTTAATGACCATGAACTTACTCCACCCGGAGGACCTGGGGACTATTCtacaggaggaaggagcagtttGGGGTTAAAGCTCTGTGGGCTGGTGCCTGTTCTGctgctgacaggctgcacccccGCCTTTATACTCATTGGATGCCATGTGAAGGTGGCTGTCCCTTCCAAATGGCTTGGGAaccatttttaaaaggttttaaacaAATCAATCACAGGTCAGCGAAGCCACTGGGGCTCCTCTTGCTTCACATCGCCTCTGCAGATTTTAGGAAGAGCTCAGGCCTGGGCTTGACAATAGGCCACCCATCTCCCCATTTTTTTGGCTACCACAGCAGATCAGTCCGTAGACTCATGTGAGGAACCCAGACAAAGCCTGTGAGACTCTCTGCTTTATAGGAGACACCCGTTTTTCTTCTGTGCTCATATCTGGTAGCTTCACTCCTCCAGCTAACAGCTTGTGCAATACAGTGAATATAATCCATGCCCATCTGGCTTTTATTTATTCGTGATGAGCCTGATCCTGCAATGTGCTGTTGGGAGGAGCTGAGCCTTGCTAATTCCTTTTGCATCCTGACAGAGAGTCTCAGCACCTACCATCACCTGGTAGGAACGTATCCAGGGTAAGTTAATATAAAGAGGGATGTGTACATTTGTTTTTACAGTCCTGTAAAACTGGAGTTATTAGGAAATCAGCCTATAATTGCCCTCTTAATGGTTCTTACTCTTCTGCACTCACTCAGAGAGTCATCTCTATTGTATCAGGTATAAAAAGAGCAGCCTCATTGACATGGTTTATGACTTTATTAAAACCAAGGATTTTATATTAATAACTATCAGCTCCTCAGCTATATTTCCCCAGTGAAGGAAATGTGTGTATTGGTGTAGGTCCAAGGCAATTTGTAAACACAAAGTATTAAAAGGCTCAACAATTCTAAAAAAGTTTTAATTGGAAACTCAACAAATTGCTTTGCAATGTCTTAATGCTTCAATATGGAGCTCTCAGATAATGAGGAGCTAATTAAGGGGCCAGGATTCATTTTTTTATGATAACTGTCTCCATATGGGCTCTGCATTCGGTGCTTGCAGAACTAATGAAGGTCAGAGAAGTAAcagcaaaggaagaaaggaaaatttttagCTCTCGGTGTTGTGATGATGCTAAGCAACAGTCAGTATTTCTGCCTGTGTTTTAGGCCAGGTGCTGAGCGAGCCTTATTTAATTCCACGGGACAGTCTGTGTAAGCGTTAGCGCAGCTCTAAACTGCCTTTCGCAGCCCACCGCTGCTCCCCGTGGGCTTTACCAGCggtgggggaaggaggagctTCAGCTTCTGTACGTCAGCCCAAAAGGCAGGCTCTTCCCTGCACGAAGAACCAGTTGCACATGTTGCTAGACGTGGCCTGGAGAATGGCAGAAGTATCACGGTGACACTCACAGGGAGCTGCTTTGCCCCTGGTCTGGGCTGGCTGGGACACAGCCGGGCTGTCCTACTGTGCCCAAAAGTTGGGCAAGCATCCTCTGGGGTGGGCGCGAGGGCTCCAGGGAAGGGGGTTGTCTCAGAGCAAAGGATAAAAAAGGACCATGGCTTGGTGAGCTGCAGGAATGAGAGCAAACCCCGCCAGCTACCCCATTCATCCCAAGGCAGGTATGAGCCAGCTGGAGAGCATTGGTTCATCTGACTCCAAGGGTGAAGGACAGCAACGCCGTGACATGCAAAATGAAACCTGTCCAGTTACTTGCTCAGCCATGGAGCTGTTACGTGGTGTGGATGATGTGGCTGGGAGCAGAACCTGGGTTCTGCATCAAACCAAACCCCTCACAAATAGCTACAAATACCTAGTATAGTGCTTTCAAATTAATCCCTTGTAAAATATTGACAACATGTAAACACACATACAAAAGTATGGTCAGATGTTTCTCTGAAGTAACTCACTGACTCCCGTGACTAAATTTGGACCAGCAAGCCTCGTGCACCAAATAATTAAGTCATAGGCTATAGAAAGCAATCCTCTGGGACGTACTTGTCTTTGAATGGCTCATCCACTTGAAAAGTAATACATACCATTAAGTATATGACCATATGGCATCCATTTATAGAATATTGCACTACAGGCAAATAGGACAAAGGTACGCCCCTTAAAGCACTTTTCTCATCTCATTAACTTTGGGTACATGTTACAGAAAAGCTTCTCTGTCTTTGTTGCGTTCAAGGACATTTCGTGCAGTTGAGTCTTGTCTTAAACGAATTGCACTACGAAAATTAGAATCTAAATGTAGCTGTACCCTAAAGCAAACAGCGTTGTTTTGCCTTTCtgtaattcaatttatttttgcagATCAAGGTTTTGAAGCAAACGTGTTCTTTTGTCCTCAAATCTTGACTAATGACAAAGCTGACGTTGGGTAATTTGGCGCATGGCAGTGCTTCGGTGTGGCAGTGTGCCCGACTGGGTTGTTGGCAGATTCAGGTGGTGCCCTGCCATGTGCTCTGGTCTACCTGAAACATCTTCCCAAAACTGGACAGGTTGGCTGGGACAACCTCCGGGATCACCTACGGAGGTCTTAGAGAAGAACCATCTGGTGCTCGGGGCGATCAGCGCAGCTCCGCGGCACGCAGGCGGGTGGGAGGCAGAGTATGCAAAGCCCAGCTGCTGGGACAATAATCTGCACCGAAAAGCAATTCAGCGTGTAGTACAGCTGACAAGAGCCATGATTCAAAACTACGGCAAGACCGTGCGAGCGAATCACTCGGATGCACTTGAGGAGCTGTGCAGAGAGCGGGTTCAGTCGGCTGCTAAAGCCCAGCCCCTGTTGTAGTCATCGGCGTCCGTCCCATTGATTGCAGCCGTTGGTGGACCCAGCTCTAAATCTTATAAAACCAGCGTGCTCCCCTTAAATGACTTTGCGCTGGAGAAATACATTAATTAATTAGAAATGACTGCAGGTGCCTCACAGCTTTTTGGCTTAACAGATTTCACTTGCGCATTGAAGATCAATACTGTTGCCAATTGCACCATGGGTCTCTAGCCCCCTTTTTTAGCTTCTTGGAGGGAAAAACCACTGCTAAATATCGAAGATCTCCACGAAGCTGGCAGTCCAGAGTCCTGGAAATATGGTGTGTAGCACAGAAACGAGTCCTCAGAGAGCTGTCCCCATTCTGGATACAGCCAGCGTTTCAGTAAGAGGCGTAGTGCTGACACAGGGCGGTATCTCAAACCTCTGCAACTGGCTCAGACATCTACGTGTGGATTGCTTGTGGTTTAATCCAGCTCTGGGAAACCAcattacactatttttttttctttcccctctcctcccgcTGAAGAGCCCGGCAGGGACCTTCTGCCAAGGCTGAGAGGTTGAACTCCGTGTGTGCAATTTGTGGCAGTCACCGATTGCTTATATTCAATTTCCTGACCTCAGTGATCCGTGTTCCTTCCAGGGGCCCTAATGCATCAGTCTGCTGTGGCCGAAGGCTGAACCTCATCAGTGAATGTAGATGTTCACGTACCCCTTGGCTGAAAAATTGCCATGCCTGGGGGTGCTACACGTGGTCACCTGCTTCTCTGTTTGGAAAGGAGGCAACAATGGTCTCATGATGCCAGAGAAAGCCCTTTGCAGCTTGCACAGGTACGAGGCATCCCTGCTGCCCAGGAGATCCTGCTCATGGGCTCCTTGGGCCAGCAGAAAAGGCAGGATGGGTCCTGTCCCTTTGCCTGGAGCCAGCCGTGGCATGGGAATTGCTGAATACTGCTCGTCTTGGGGCAGAGGGAAGAGATGGGACCCCACATCTCACACCAGACAGTGGCAGCAGAATGaagctgctggtggtgctggatTCCCGATAAAATGAGCCCTGCCATGGGAAGACTGTACGCTGGAAGCATGTAAGGGGAGAGTGGGGAAGTGCAGGATTTATTAAAGGTGGTTGAGAAGAGCGTGTTAGCACCCAGCATCTTAAGCTTCAAAATATTAAGAGCTTTAGGAGCATTCAGCTGGAAAAGTGCCTCGGATCATTTCGAGGTGTGTGCTGTGGTACTGCAGCATCCTGCAATGCTGTGAGGCCACTGCTTTGGCAGAAACAAGAGGAATGGTTGTGTTGAGTGCTCAGGCCCCAACAGTAAGAGTTGCTCGTTATAATAAGCATCACAGTGCTAGCTGCATTCAATGGAAGGAGATTTTTACTAGCACAAGACTACAGCAAATTCAGGATGAGAAGCGCTCCAAGCAGCTGAGAAGGGAAATGATGCTGCTGCCCGCAGCAGTCTGAGGCACCACGTCTCCAGCTCTAATGAAAAGTGGTGGATGACAAAATTCCCCCCTGTTGTAGCAGGGGTGTCAGATGCTGTCACCCCCCGACCCTCCCGTCAGCCCCGGGATGGGGAGGGGGCCGAGCACGGTGCTACGGGCAGCTGGAGCCCGTGCCCACATTAGCAGGCAGCCACACACCCTCGCTGCCGCCGCCTCCACGTCCCCTCGCAGCGGAGAGCAGCCGTAGGAGCAGAGAAAGGGTTTTATCTCCTCGAAGCAGTTTCTGCTCCAAATGCAAACGGGAAGGCAGTCCTGCTGCGTGAGCCCCACAGAGCAGAGCCAAACCCTCTCAGCCTCCGGCCCCGCCGgcttccagcagcaccacgcATCGGGTCATACTCAATTCAAGACATAAGGAAAGTCAGGAAGGTTTGCTcaacacccaaaaaaaccccacaataattCCTGTTACCCCTCCTCTACACTTGGTCACTCGTACAGAGAAGACAACAAACAAAGCAGGGAAGTCtcctaatatttttattgttCCTTAGATAACTGTGGATAGTACAaagttttcctcttaaaaaaaattaattaccttCACATTTCCATAAACAGGGCTTCCCATGGGAATCTGATGCCACAGAATTTCCACAGAGGCCATTTCCAACCACCATAATGCTATGTAGATAGTATAACAGTAAGAGAATATTCTTGTAATTATCAACATGAAATTGGTTATCTGTGTATAAGGGTGaacactgatctttttttttctttttagaaacaaaaccatCATTTATAATCCAAACTACATCATTGCATTTACAACATTCATTGCATAAACTGGACATACAAAGTTTTGCCACCTCTGGTAAATAACAGACATACATTATACAATATATTTGCTGAATACATAAGTTCAAACAATATGGGTACAACAACTTGTTCATAATACATACTTAAACCATCGTGTTTAATAGTTACTAAGACACAGATCCATGAGCTACTTCGGGTCTCAGCACAGTTAATCTAAGTGACAAGAACACAGTTGAGAGACAGTAGCTGCAATGGAAGGCGAAGAAAACTAACCTGTGATAGGTCTTGTTCAGACAGCGAGAGCTCCTCACGGGTCAGCTTTTTCTGCTTAGAAATACAAATCACACATCCATCACAGCTGACCGTGATGTCGGGGAAATGTCCATGCAACCCACACACAGAAGAGAGCGAGTCTCCCAAGGATAAACTTTCAACAGTCATTGCCTTACTTCTTTAGTATGTACTATAGGTTTGCtatcagaacagaaacaaaacaaaaccccaaacttaagTGGTTCTTTAAGTGCAGTTCCAGCTGCAAGTACATGGTTACTCGTGAGTCTATAACACAGGGCCAGACTTCTAGAAATGTAGAGGTAATGCTGATCTGTCAGGTTTATGCTGAATAATCCTCCATGACGTTGGTGTTAATTTTGGCAGCTGTTTATATATTTACTGATTTAAAGTGTGTTTCCTTGatattagcctttttttttttttaaatttcgtttctcccttttttccttttttgtttttctaaatcagTTTCTAAAGAAGGATGGACTACAACTCGTCAGACCTGATGACGTGGAAGAGGGTGACATTGTAAAGTATTTGGTGCCCGTTGTTCCAGGCATAGAGGGCCCGATCCTTGGGGTTGTAGTCCAACATGGAAATGTGCGAGTACTTGTTTTGGAAGGGGATGTCGATGTACTCGTAGGTGGAGGCATTGGTCTGGTAGGCATAGTGCACCTTGGTCCCTCCCGAGTAGCCGTTGGTGACGTAGAGCGTGCCGCAGATGATGAAGGCCTCCCCAGCGCTGCGTTTCGGGTAGCTGGTGTTCCAGGTCTGGAGGCTCTGCAGGGTGTTGGGGTCCAACTTGCTGATGACGATGTTGCCCGCGTTCTGGTTGGTGGCGTAGACGGCCCACAGCCCGTTCTCATCCACCATGAGGTCAATGTCCGAGTGGCCACCCCAGGCGTAGTGGTACATGTTGTTGTAGCCGGCATAATCCAGGCTGCGAGTCTTGAGAATGGTCTCTGTTTTCAAGTCAAACCTGATAATTATGTGGCTTTGGTATTTATTGAAATAGATGGAGCCATTGTAGACCACTTGACCGGTGCCTGACCACGGGTGAGGGAGACGATGAGAGGTAAAATTGTCAGTATTCATGAAATCTGCCATGGATTTATATTCACGGACAAAGCGGTTGTTGTGGTAGCTGTCCATGTACCAGACCTGGGCGAGCAACAGAAACACATGGGGTTAGAAAACAGCAGAGACCCGACTGAACCCTTCGCACATCACCCTAGAAACTGAGCTGGGAGTGAAATCCAGAGCAAGGAATCCAATCCGCTGGAAAACGATGTGTCCAACACCTGCCACCTACGCTCAGAAATAAACCCATTTTTTGGAAAACCCCAAATCAGCCAAGAAATCAACTGAACAGCAAAGCTTTCCCGAGGGGGTAACCTCGTATCTCCCCAGAAACCTGGGAGCTTAAGAGGTTCCCTGGGAGTGCTGAATGACTGGCACCATCGTTACCGAGGGCAATTAACATCTTTTCTCTGGCTAAACCCAGCGTATTATGTTGATGCTGCTTCTGCTTCCCGTAAACCCCATCGTGGTAGCACTCCGTAAATTATACCAGCTGCTGTGCAGAACTCCATTAATTTGGCATGCAGAAGCAATGGATGCAATTGCTTATTGTCAAGGAAATTCAGGCAAAGTCCATATTGGTTTAAAAATCACACACTTCTACAACAAAAGCTGAAACCAAGGCCACACAAATATAAGAAACGAAGACACCAAAATCTTGCTATTGATAGATGGGGGAGAGATCTTAGATCATCATTTAAGCACCAGTTCACTAGGGACACTGTCTagactccttaaaaaaaaaaaaaagcttttgtcatATGAAACCAATTCCGAGGCAAATGACAAAGCTGTGCAGTTAATATCAAGAAGAAATATCCAGCCAGTTAGTGACGTTCTGTACGCAGTTGCTGCCTAAAAATAAGCTAGCTGCTTTCTgtttaggaaggagaaaaaaagtaaatcaaataGCAAGAGGGAAGGCTTTAAAGAGGCAGATTTGGGGAATGTTTAGTGGAAACTTCTTTTGCAGACTCCTTGCAAAATCTGATAGTGTTGTCTCTGCAACATGGCTGTTGCTCTCCAGGGCCCCTTCGAAGAGCAGACAGACATTTACACACGGCATGTGCGTGTAAACTGTTTGGCTGCTGTATTGGAAAGGCCAAGAGGGGTCTATAAAAACTTTGTGGGGAACTTCAGCCTTCTATCTTTACTTCCCCGGAAACACTGCAGAGGTGGGGAATGAACATGTGGCAAACGGATCTGATCTTCACACCTCCACCCCGGGCTCGAGGACGGCTGCAAAAGCACCTGAGAAAAACCACACACGTCCCTGAGCCCAAGGCAGAGAAGTGCCGGCAGCATGGGAGAGCTTCTGCTGTCAGACACCAGAGAGCATTCCTCACTTAATGAAATGCCTGCGTTCAACTAAAGCAGtttgggaaattaaaaaaaaaaaaaaaaaaaatcccccagaaaACCGATTGTCTCTCTGCTGCTCCCATTTCATTacttggtattaaaaaaaattatgcacaTCAATGCCTCGTGCTCAGTTTTTAGAGAGACAAAGAGAAGCCCAGAAGAGCAGAACCCCATGTCATCACGTTGGGGCTGCAAGGTGGCAGGACCCAAAGGCATTTCATGCTTTGGAGAAGCGGAGACTGATGGATAGCAACGTCTCATCGCACCGGCTGGCTTTGAGCAACCTTCTCCTGCCAATACACATCAATCCCGGCGCTCAGCATCCACCTGCTGCCTCGCCGCCGGGCTGCTCCTGTGAGACTCACAATTTTCCCCAGTTGTGTTCAATGATTTCATGACTTGAACAAATGACCACAGGAACCACCAAACACCTCCTGGGTCTTGGCGACAGAAGATGGATATGATGTACTGCCCATCTCCCCCCATCCCTAGTTTCCCACTCTGCCAGGCAGCCAATGAAGTTCACTTAATTGTGTGTTTCTAATAAAACTCACAGTGGATTTATGTATTACATACACATACACGCTTGTGAAGCTTGAGCTAGAGGCCAGAGAAAACTAGTTTCTACTCTCATGACAAAAATACACTGCAGAAAAAGgcacggagaaaaaaaaaataaattgaaaaatactgGTTTGAGACAAAACTCTCTGAAGACATGCAAAGATCTTTAGTATTTGATCAGCCAGCTTCAGCTGCAACAGGCTTGATTCTTCCTTCACAGATGCAGAAATCACTTTAGTGCCGAGGGATGCAGCTAACACAGCCTGAAGAGGACAAGTCTGTCCCCTCTCTTGAGCAAAACAAGATGTGACGTGGGTAAAGCCTTCCCATCCCACTTCTAATCAGGATGTTATTGGGGCTGTAGGTGAAGTTTTGTTTAATAACTGTAAAATACAGGGGTGTTGTACTGGGGAACCAGTGCTAACCAGTTGGCTGCTGGAGGGAAAGAGCCCGACATCTCAAGTCACGGCTGCTTCATTGCTGTATATCCACGGGCAAATGGAGCCACTCCAGGGGTGGCTTCTCCAGAGCATCCCTCGTCCTCTCTCAGCTACAGAAAGCTGATCACAGGGCAAAGCTCTCAAAATAGCCGCCCCGATAGAGCCCTTGCTGTATCCTTTGATGAAGGATACTGCATGCAGGAGGGAATTACCATGCAGCCAAgctctgtggtttttgttttgttttgctgcctGCAAATCCTCAGCAAACACTTGAGATATTTTCCATTCCATCAGTCATGGGAAGCCTGGATTGATTTTCAGCCAGCTATTGGCCTCCTACCTCCTTGGGATCAAAATTGAATggtctgaatggaaaaaaaagaaaaaaaagaccaaaacaaagcaaaacaaatctctctctggctgcagtcgGTTGATTCCTCACAACAATGAAGGCGGAGGACGGAGGACAAATGCAGTCAGATCACATTATCGGAGGCACCggcagcagaaaagcagcagggactGGGACCACGGGTCCCtctgctcagccccagctccctcctggctGCCAAACCCAGATGAGAAACCTGATATTTGATTCTTCCCTCCCGTGGGTGGCACAGACCTTGTGGTGACACTTCTGAGACCACGCACGCTCATCCCTGCAGTGAGTTTCACGTGCCCTGGGAAGGGACCACTgcgtggggctgctcagccccctcctcaccctccctcCCTGCGGGATCCTCAGCCCCCTCCCACCGCAGAGGAGGCCAGCAGAGCCCCGTGAAATGAATTAGGACCTTCCACAGGTTTCACAGGGCACAACCTGGGCTTTGGTGCTTGGATGTAA
Coding sequences:
- the OLFM1 gene encoding noelin isoform X5, whose amino-acid sequence is MTKVLPTNPEESWQVYSSAQDSEGRCICTVVAPQQTMCSRDARTKQLRQLLEKVQNMSQSIEVLDRRTQRDLQYVEKMENQMRGLESKFKQVEESHKQHLARQFKAIKAKMEELRPLIPVLEEYKADAKLVLQFKEEVQNLTSVLNELQEEIGAYDYEELQNRVSNLEERLRACMQKLACGKLTGISDPITIKTSGSRFGSWMTDPLAPEGENKVWYMDSYHNNRFVREYKSMADFMNTDNFTSHRLPHPWSGTGQVVYNGSIYFNKYQSHIIIRFDLKTETILKTRSLDYAGYNNMYHYAWGGHSDIDLMVDENGLWAVYATNQNAGNIVISKLDPNTLQSLQTWNTSYPKRSAGEAFIICGTLYVTNGYSGGTKVHYAYQTNASTYEYIDIPFQNKYSHISMLDYNPKDRALYAWNNGHQILYNVTLFHVIRSDEL